AACTTACGTTGCTGTCTCTTCCAAAATCAAAGTCGCGACTTTTCAAAAACCTATAAATACTGACTCACTGCTTACCACCATTCCCTGCCTCCCCAAGTTGCGAATTATCAAATTAATGAAACACaagaaagatatatatatataatgagcAGCAGGCCAAGGCCAACCTTTTTCTACAACTTCTTTGAACCAGAGGAACCACCTGAAGTATACTACTTGAGAGTGGAGCAAGGTGGTCTGGAAACCAGAGATCTGATTGGAGAATGGCCGGTTAAAAAGATTCTGACTTCAAGAGACATAAACTATAGTCAAATTGTACTGCCCAGGGATCAAATTGAAAACTCTATACTTCCAAAATTAAATCCCGAAGAGCAGAACATGATTAACCGTGGCCAACAGTTGCCGATTACGGTAAGAGACCTCGAAACCTTAACGGAGCATGAGTTGAAGTTGTGGGAAAATGGTTCTTCCTATGTTCTTACTTCTGGGTGGAGTCCTTCTTTTGTGAGGCGTAGAGCACTGGAGATTGGTGAAGAAATAGGACTTTGTTGGGACGAGAGACTCCGGGTGCTTCGTTTTTCTGTGATTAATcgtccacctcctcctccttctccttctccaggTCGTTCATAAGTGTTAAGTTCGGACTTAATTGGGGTGGTCATGCAAAAATGGATATTTTAATGAGTGGTGGACCAggttttacttttaattttttatatatataaattgtaTGCCCATATTTGAAATATCCATAGTGTTGctacttaaataaataaattggttATTTTTTCgtatcaaaattttttttatatgaaatcTCGAAGTAAACCTAATATATAAGGCATGTGATAGAGAGGATCATCGATCAGATTCTAAAggcccccccccaaaaaaaaaaagaaaaaaaaaaagaagagaaaatttggGTTTCAATATACGTTCCACCCATAATCTATTTCGATAAATGCATATCATACAAAGCGGTTTGTCTATTCTATATTGAATTTACGAATCGGTTTCGCTTTCTCAGTTTTTAAATAGTTTCGATTTATCGGCTCTAAGTGGTTTTGATCACGGTTTTAAATACTTGGTTCTTAAGCGGTTTGTCTATTCTATATCGAATTTAATGCTTGTTGGATGTATCCAACAAGCAACGTTGAAAAGAATATGATTCTAATGTatagaaaaaccaaaatattgATAGAAACATTCAATACTATTATAATAATTCAACCCAATCATTTTATTACAAATTTCACATGCACATTTTCTACCAATCCATGTTTGACTCTCATTGTTTTGAAATTTTGCAACAACCTATTATATTAAGGCACTAATGGTCAATTATTGCCAttacatattactaatatttgtttcaGTTTAAACGGTTTAAACTATTTAAAATGGTCCTAATTTTTATAACCAAAATCgaacatttaataaatggtttcacGTTTCGGTGTAAACGGcttggttcagtttcggtttgattttgacacccgtACTACACATATTTGTACGAATCATGGAAGAACTCGACCGAAATCTGTTGAAACCactgagttaactcggtttcgcaggtttccgagacgagttgtAGGGGGAATTTTTAAAATCCATGGTTTCGACTGGTTTCGATCATATTTCAATAATTTCGacacttatgcccatcgaaCTTGGGGAAATTTGGCTCGAAATTAGGACATAtaggtatttatgccagaaactaggacagacacttatttatgccaaatatcaaacatttacttaagatattattcataaataagcaaataagaaaataccccctatttgaatccaataaaaatattttaaaaatcaaattccaaaaggaaaaaaagtcaacccctgagttcaagaaaaaaaattggattttcgacggtaggtgcaattttcaactttctaatgctagggtctttctcaaatttaaaaattccataaatcttaatatggtaaaatattgctaaaaacccaaaagtgcggtaaaatattcatttgctttgatgtccaaaaaaatattttcattcagagcaattttgacagcattcgcttacaccaaattaactttgaccggtacataacaaaactttcaaacaaatccaagattgcgtaaatctaatttatattgaagaagttatgttccgatcaaatcttattcgataccatgtccaagaacaatatacaatatcaaacttggatcaaaaccttgttctctatgtgaaactaatgcatggattgtgtttaaaatgtcaaaaataggcagcaaaACAAGAATCAGGACAAAAAGAACAGCTTCTGGCcctcaaaaccaaggttcgagttagcctagaGAATGTCTCAGGTTTCGACCAAAATATAGTTGAAACCAAGACGAACTCGATTTTTGactagtcgaaacccgagttttagaccCTTGGTAAGAATACATATTTGTACAGAAGAGACAATCTCTCTCGTAGCAAATCCAATGTGAGATAAATCTTTTTATGTGTAAATAATAATATTGTGTCGAGTGAAAGAATGTTACCAGGCTGTGTAAGCTAGCGCCTTCCaatgtttatctctctcctcccctcctatgaaatgacaaatttacccatattgtgggaggagagagagatactggAAATCGCTAATATGTTATGCAGCCTGGCAAGGAACTCAATCACTATTGTGTAATATTTTAAGGAAAATGATATAAAAACTGTCTGAATATTaacccccttccccctctctctctcacacaacaGGCTTCATATGTGATGAAAATGGTAGTCCAAAAGACTTCTAACTTAATTAAACTAGGGTCAACTCCCTTTAAGCACAAATGACTAGAGAAGCCACCTCTGCCTTTGGTGGTGATCCATGCCATTCTGGTTTTGTTATCTACTACTATAAATGTACGTAGGCTGACTCCAATGCCATGTGACTGGCAAGGCAAACATACGAAGCAGTGTCTGGTCACACATTGACCGAACTTAAATCAAAATTCGATCGTCCCATTTAAGCGAAATAGATTGGTCCAAAATTGCTTATAAATGTTGGGTCTCTGTGGCAAAAAATGGACTTCGGCATGCTATGCAATTTGAAAACATGGTCAAAAAAGAGTTGAGCTGCACTAATTGTTGCATATGGATTAAATATAGGGA
The sequence above is a segment of the Telopea speciosissima isolate NSW1024214 ecotype Mountain lineage chromosome 7, Tspe_v1, whole genome shotgun sequence genome. Coding sequences within it:
- the LOC122668470 gene encoding putative B3 domain-containing protein At1g78640 → MSSRPRPTFFYNFFEPEEPPEVYYLRVEQGGLETRDLIGEWPVKKILTSRDINYSQIVLPRDQIENSILPKLNPEEQNMINRGQQLPITVRDLETLTEHELKLWENGSSYVLTSGWSPSFVRRRALEIGEEIGLCWDERLRVLRFSVINRPPPPPSPSPGRS